A region of the Thiomicrorhabdus sp. genome:
AACTGCTCACTGGCAATTAAATCAATCTGCAGAGCAAGAAGCTCAGGAAGTTTTACAGATTATTCAAAATCGTTTAAATGATTTTGCTCAAGCCGAAAGTCAGCTTGATGCCAATCAAAAAGAATCATTCCGTAAAAAACATAAAATCGCCATTCTCGGTCGTTCTCGCTCAAGCTTAATGGGCATTGCCCAATTGTTAAAGCAGCATCAAATTGGTTTTAGAGCGGTTGATTTAGAGAACCTTGCAGATCGCCAAGAAGTTCAGGATGTTTTGGCCTTAAGCCGTGCTTTATTACATTTAGCAGACAGAGCCGCATGGATTGCCTTATTACGTTCACCTTTAGTGGGGCTTAATTTAACCGATATTTATACGCTGATTGGTGACATGCCATACCAAACGGTTTGGGCAGCGATTGAGCGTGGCCGCTGTGCAAAACCTAACAACAAAAATTCGCACAAAGATTCGCACAAAGATTGGTGTTTTAACAACTTACCAGAGCTTTCTGAGATAGGAAAAACGCGATTACAACAAGCGATTCCAGTATTAGAAAATGCCTTAAAACGTTTAGGCAGCGTTGGTTTTTCCACCTTAGTTCGTGAAACCTGGTTGCAATTGGATGGTGCACAAACGGTTGAAAATGTTGTGGCTTTAGAGAACGTGGATGTCTTTTGCCAAACCTTGGCAAACAGTGATTCACCGGTGATTGATTTACAACAACTCGAGAAACAGGTTGAAAGCTTATTTGCTCGACCAGATTCTTCGCCCGAAAGCCAAACCATTGAACTGATGACCATGCATAAATCTAAAGGTTTGGAATTTGATACGGTGATTTTACCAGGCCTGGGTAAAAAGCCACGTGGTGATGATGCGGCGTTAGTTTCATGGTTTCAGTTCTTGAGTGATGCCGGTGAAGAGCAGTTGGTGATTGCTCCAATTGATCAAAAAGGCCAAGCTACTTCAGGTTTACGTAATTTATTAAAAACCTTTGAATCTGAAAAGCAGGGTTATGAGTTAGGGCGATTGCTTTATGTTGCCGCAACTCGTGCCAAACAGCATTTGCATCTTTTGGGGCAGGTGAAATATCAGCCAACGGAAAAACAACTCGCCAGCGATGAGATTATTATTAATCCCAATAAAGACAGTTTGTTACAGAGTTTATGGCCGTTTGTAAAAACTGATTTTATGGCACTCGCTAAACAGTATGAACCTGTGGAGGAGCAACAAGTTGATCAGCAAGAAATCTGGCCAAAAGTGAGCCGCTTACCTGTTGAGCGATCAGGTTTTGCAGATTTTGTTCCAAAATCGGAGAATGATTTTAGTGCTTTAGTGAATCGTAAATTGGCCAGTCAATCTATTCCTTTAGTGAGTGATAGTGAAGAGACAAATAATGAAGACCTAAATAATGAAGATCAAAGCAATTTACCAGGCCTGGTATTTAGCCAACAAAACGCGGTATTAAATACAACGGTAGGTAACTTAGTTCATGCCATCTTTGAGCAAATGGTGACTGAAGGTGTTGAAAATTGGACAAGTGATACGTTAGAAAATCGCTTGCCCGTTTATGAGCTATGGCTATTACAACAAGGTTTGCCAGAGGTTGATTTACCTGAAGCAATTCGCAGAGTAAAACAATCTATTCAAAATGGTTTACAAAATACTAAGCTGCTGTGGGCATTGAAAGATAGTCATGCTGAATCGGCTACAGAATATCCGCTCACATCAATTGATGATGGCGTGATTGCCAATCATATTGTGGATAGAACCTTTGTTGATCGAGAGGGTGTACGTTGGATTGTGGATTATAAAACCAGCGTAAATGACAGTGAACAAACCGACGTGTTTTTAAAACATCAAACTGAAAAATACCAACCACAACTTGCTCGTTATGGAGAGTTGTTTAAACAGATAGAAAATCGACCTCAAAAATGGGTGTTGTATTTTAGTTATTTGAATATTTGGCATGAGCTGAATACGCTGTAAAATACGGCAACACAATATAGCAATAAATTGCCGTAAAAATTTAAAAGAGAATAAATAATGGAAAAGACACAAGCACAAATTTTACGTCACCACGGTGGTGATGCAGAACACGCTCGAAAAATGATTACCGAAACCTATGCGAAACGTCATGATATTGATTTTTGGGAGTTCTGGAATGCTCAAATGAGTACCTGTATTGCAAAGGGCGACGTACTTTTAGATTTGGGAGCTGGGATTGGCCAGTTTGTGGAAGACCTAGCTCTACGTTATCCAGAAAATACTGCGGTAGGGATTGATGCGGCAGAATATATGTTAACTGCACAAGTTAGCTTACCGGACAATGCCAGAATGCTTAAAGATGATTTGAATGAGCCAACAACCAATATCGGTGATGGCAAAGTAGCGACAGTTATGGCGAGTATGTTGGTGCATGAGCTACCACAGCCAGTAAATATGTTTAAGGCTGTCTATAAATGGCTAAAACCAGGCGGGCGTTTTTGCATTATTGATTTGGTTCGCCAGCCATTAGAAGACTATTTAACGCATAAATACCCCAATGCAGAACTTTGGAATACTAATGTTTCACGCGATGATATTGAAGATGTGTTTGAACACTTCTTAGAGCATAATCGTTATCATGCGGATGATATTATTTTTATGTTGAAATCATTAGGATTCAAAATCATAGAAAACACACCACAACGCGGTGGGCGATTTGTTCGCATTGTGGTTGAAAAATAGGTTTACCCTGTGCTTAAAAAGAACAGATTTCCACAGGCCATGCCAAGCCTGATGTTTTATTTAAGTTCGTTAAATATCATGACTTTTCTGAGTAATTGAGAAGTCTTTTTAAACATTTATATACCTTATAATGCTCTCTTTCTGGCTTTCCCTTACTTTCTTTGCATCTCCAAAGAGGGAAAGCTTTATCACGTTAAATTCCTATTACTATCGCAATATATTTTCTGTTGTCTTTTTACCTTGTGCTTACAAAGCATAGATTGCCACAGGGCATGCCAGGCCTGGTAAATTCCATTATTAATCTGAGCAATAAGTTAAAGCCTGTCTACATCTTAATAGTAATTTACTATCGTACTGTTAGTAACAATCAATTTTATCTATAAATAAAAAATAGTTATAGTATGCACAAGTCATCAGAAACACGAACTGATGAAAACAATACTTAATAATTCAATGAGGAATTTAAAATGGAAAACCAAGAGCAAATCATTTCATTACCACGTTTGAACGAAGCGGCACCAGCATTTGATGCAGTTACAACTCACGGCCGTAAAACACTTGAAGATTACAAAGGTAAGTGGTTAATTCTTTTCTCCCACCCAGCTGACTTTACGCCAGTTTGTACCACTGAATTTATGGCGTTCCAAGAACGTAAACCTCAATTTGATGCAATGAACTGTGAGCTTTTAGGTCTTTCAATTGACTCTCACCACTCTCACATTGCTTGGGAACTAAATATTAAACAAAACTGGGGTATGGAGATCGAATTCCCGATTATTGCTGACCTAGACATGAAAGTAGCAACATCATACGGAATGGTTCACCCTGGTGCGGCAGATACTTCTGCAGTACGTGCAACCTTCATTATTGATGATAAAGGTGTATTACGTGCCATGATGTACTACCCAATGAGTAATGGTCGTTCAATGGATGAGTTTGTACGTCTTGTTAAAGCAATGCAAACTTCTGATGAGCATAAAGTGGCGACTCCAGCGGCTTGGCAGCCTGGTGATAAAGTGATTGTTCCACCAGCAGCAACAGCAGAAGAAGCTAAAGCACGTATGGCGTCTGATGACTATGATTGTGTTGATTTCTACTTCTGCACAAAATCAATCTAAGAAGCGTGCACCATATATACGGTTGATTCACTCCTAAATCAATCGTGTAATGAGTAGTAAGTAAAAGCCATCAAGATTTGTCTTGATGGCTTTTTTAGTATTTGGGTTTCATAATTTACCCTATACTCACAATATCGTCGGTCAGATAGGTTTACCAGGCCTGGCATGCCCTGTGGCAATCTATGCTTTGTAAGCACAGGGTAAAATCATTTATATTTCTTATTTTGTAATAATGAAATTCTTTAGCATTTCTAGTCTAATAAGCGTAAGCTGATTACCATCATTTATTAAAATCTAGTCAACTTCTTTAAGGAGACTTACCATGTCTGAGCAACGTCGTTCTGATCAAGCTAAATACATTCGTTTTTTTAATGAAATCGCCATTGAAGATATTCCATTAGTAGGTGGTAAAAACGCCTCATTGGGAGAGATGTATCAAGAACTCACTCCACAAGGCGTACCTATTCCTAATGGTTTTGCCATTACTGCCGAAGCCTATCGTTGGATATTGACCGAGAACAACCTTTGGCCTGAAATAACCCAACTTTTAGATGGTTTAAATCCGGAAAATTCTATTGATTTACAAAAACGTGGTGCTCAGCTTCGTGGATTAGTTTATGCGGCAAAACTACCTGATGACTTATATCAAGAGATGGTTGAAGCTTATGAGAAATTGCTTAAAGAATATGATGGTAATGCTTCTCTTGCAGTAAGAAGCTCGGCTACAGCAGAAGATTTGCCTACCGCTAGTTTTGCAGGCCAGCAAGACACCTATTTGAATATATCAGGTTTAGCCGCTTATATTGATGCATGCCGTCACTGTTTTGCGAGTTTGTTTACTGATAGGGCAATTCACTACCGAACTGATCAAGGATTTGACCACCTTGAAGTCGGTCTGTCGATTGGTGTGCAGATTATGGTGCGTTCTGATTTAGCCTCATCAGGTGTGATGTTTACCATCGATACTGAGACCGGTTTTGAAGATGTAATCTTAATTACTGGGGCTTATGGACTAGGTGAAAACGTGGTGCAGGGTGCAGTAGATCCTGATGAATTTTATGTGCATAAAACCACCTTTGAAAAAGGGTTTAGAAGTGTCTTTAAACGCCATTTAGGCACTAAAAAAATTAAGATGGTGTACGCCAGCGATGAAAACCGAAGAGAGCCGGTTCATAATATTCCTACGGGAATCTCTGAGCAGAAAAAATTCTGTATTAGCGATACTGAAGCCATTAAGTTAGCCGAATACGCACTTAAAATTGAAAAACATTATAGCGACCATGCCAATCAACATCGTCCCATGGATATTGAGTGGGCTAAGGATGGTCTTACTGGTGAACTGTTTATTGTGCAAGCTCGTCCAGAAACGGTCGCTTCGCAGCAAGCAGGTATGGTGTTAAAGCAATATCAGTTAACTGAAAAGCCTGCTGAAAGTTTGGTAATTGGTCGTTCTGTGGGGGCCAAAATTGCCTATGGTCGAGTGCGAGTGATTGAATCGGTTGAACATTTAAATGAGTTTAAAGCGGGTGAGGTGTTGGTTTCAGATATTACTACGCCAGATTGGGAACCGGTTATGAAAATTGCATCAGCCTTAGTGACTAATCGCGGTGGTCGAACCTGTCATGCCGCTATTATTTCTCGTGAGTTGGGAATCCCTGCGGTTGTCGGTACTGGCAAAGCAACCGAGTTAATGAAAACGGGTGAAATAGTGACCGTGAGTTGTGCCGAGGGTGATGAAGGCCATGTTTATAGAGGTCAGATACCGTTTGAAATCATTGAAACGGATTTGTCAGGTATTGAAAAACCGAAAACCAAAATATTAATGAATTTAGCCAACCCAGAAATGGCCTTTAGAGTAAATAAACTGCCAAACGATGGCCTGGGTTTGGCACGCATGGAATTTATTATTAACAATAAAATTCAAATTCATCCACAAGCGTTATTACAACCAGAACTGATTGAGAGTGAAGAAGATAAAGCTAAAATCAAACAGTTGACTGAGGGCTATAGTAGTGGCAAAGATTTCTTTATTCGTAAGTTGTCTGAGGGGATTGGAACTCTAGCGGCTGGATTTTATCCCAAACCGGTTGTGGTGAGGTTGTCGGATTTTAAATCGAATGAATATGCCAGTTTAATTGGTGGTAAAGCGTTTGAATTAAAAGAAGAAAATCCAATGATTGGCTTTAGAGGTGCGGCACGTTATAACGATGCCTCTTTTAAAGAAAGCTTTGCTATGGAGTGTGCAGCCTTAAAACATGTACGTGAAGTGATGGGGTTTGACAATATTATAATTATGATTCCATTTTGCCGCCGTCTTGAAGAAGCCAAAAAAGTGATTGATACCTTGGCTCATAACGGTTTGGTACGTGGTATTCATGGCTTAAAAATCTATATGATGTGTGAGATTCCAAACAATGTATTGTTGATTGACGAGTTCTCTGAATATTTTGATGGCTTCTCTATTGGAACCAATGATTTAGCACAATTAGTCTTGGGTGTTGATCGTGATTCTGCCAAGGTGGCTTACAATTATGATGAGCGAGATCCAGGCGTGAAAAAAATGGTGAAAATGGCCATAGAAGGAGCCAAACGCAATGGCAAGCACATAAGTTTATGCGGACAAGCGCCATCAGATTATCCAGAATTTGCCGAGTTTTTAGTAGAGCTTGGAATTGATGCCATGAGTTTAAATCCAGATTCGGTGTTATGTACCTTGCCAACGATTATTGCAGCGGAGAAGAGGTTTAGTAAACGTTAGTCAGTGGACAATAGTGTTTAGTATTGGTGATGCATTTTTAAAAATTCGGTCACCAATAACGAACGGTTAGATAGTCAGGACAATCGACTTATAGACCAATAACTAAAAAGCCTCAAAAGCATTTTGAATCCATTCGGGTTCAGTTTGCTGTGCGGTGTAACTGAGTACATCAAATCGCATAACCAGTTCTTGATATTGAGGATGTTTGAGCAGATAGTTTTGTGCACAGAGAATGATGTGTTGTTGCTTTTTGCTCGTTACGGTTTCAGAAGGGTGGCCGTAGGCGGTTTGTTTGCGGTATTTGACTTCAAAAAAGATTAATTGGGTTTCTTGATTAGCTTTTTTATACAGGCCAATTAAATCAATCTCTCCACCTTTGCAGTGAAAGTTTTCAGCTAGTATTTGAATGCCTTGATTGACTAACCAGTGTTTAGCTTGTTGCTCTTTTTGATGACCTATAGAGAACCAACTGGTTAGTTTTGACATGGTTTTGTCTCAGTTATTCGTAGTTTTTATTCGGTATCGGCATTTCTTATAGACTGATTTTGTTGATTTACGATTTTTACATCAACTGGCGGTGCTTCTTGTAATAAGCCTTTTTTGTCATATTTTGCCCAAACTAACTTCTGTTTAATTTGGTTGCCATCGAGACTTAAAATGCCTGTTTTGCCACTGGTTAAACAACCCCCGTTTTGCAGGTTTGCCATTTCCATAGTCACTTCAAAACTATCCCAACCAAAGGCTTCAAATGCTGAGTTTAGATCTGCAGGATCTAAAACGGCGGGATAGGTTAAGAAACTAACTTTGTTTAAATCACGATTAACCGCAATATCTTGAAAATTATTGGGGGTTAATTCATTGTCGCCATAAAGTGGTGTTTCAAGCTCAAAAAAGTCAAACTGTGGTCTAAATACAGCCATACGGTGTGCATTATCAAAGATAACAATTGCATCTAAATCTTCACGTGTACGTGGAAAAAAGCTTAATTTTTCACCTAATAACCATCGCAAATTGTTTTGACGTTCGTTGCTGTTATTCTCATGGATTAGCTGGCCTAGAGCTTCTCTTAACCTCGGATTTTGATCTGGATACATGCTGAGTTCAGCGTAATCATTGGCTTGATTCAGTATGTACTGCAATTCTTGAGCTTTAGAAAGAGAGTGTGTGTCGTTGTTGGTGAGAATGCCAATCCGTTTAAAGCCCGATTTATTAAAACGGCTTAACATTTGTGCACTTTGGTCTGCAGATTTAAAACTAAATTGAGTGATAGAACTATTCTCAACGGTGTTTAAGGCCAAAACTTGGTCATCTTGAAAGCTAGCAATTTGCTGAATAGCTTCTTTTCTAAGAGGGCCAATAATTCTATCAGCACCTTCTTCTTTAGCTCGATTATAGGTTGCTTCTACCTCTTCAAGATTACTGGTGTCGTAAAATTTTAGAGTAACGTCTTGGTCTGATGCAAAAAAGGCTTTCATAATTCCGCTACGAATTTGGTTGCCTACAAATTTATAACGTCCATCAAAGGGTAAAAGCACGGCTATTTGTTTAATCTGACCTTGTTTAGGTCTTTCTGCGATGAGTTTAGCCAGTAAGTTTTGATGGAATATGGCGTTTTCATCATAGGTATTTAGGTTCAATAGAGCGGTAGGGTAATCATAACGAGATGCATTAATAGTGGTGTATAAATCATTCCACGCTTGAACTTCTGGATTTTGGCTATTGGCTAATTGCTCTAAATTATTGGCAGATAAAGAACTTACAATTGTCCAGGCCTGGTCCTCAAGTTGAGCTTGAATCTCTGGTTTATTTGCTTGTTTATGCCAGAGCTGAGTGCTGTATATAAGATAGTCAGCCCATAACCCATTTACAGAAGCTTGGTTTCTTAGCGATTCTAGTTGCTCAATACTCAGATCTTTTGTGTCTTGGGTTACACTAATCGGTTTTGGTGTTATCGTCTCTGCTGCTTTAGACTGAACAGGTTTACTTGGCGGTGTTCCACAAGCCGATAGCCCCATTAATAGGGCGGAAACCATAAAAGTTTTGAGAGGCTTAGTAATGTAAAAAGGCGAGGTCTTTATCATTTTGATTTAGAATAACTTGTTTATTATGAATTGTTTTTGTGGATTATATCTTATATCTAAGTAAAGGTTGAGTAACCTTGCTTATTGATTACCACTCTGTTTTGTAGCTTTTTTCAAGAAAAAAGCTTGTTAATGAGACTAATTGTAACCAGTTAAAACCCATAGTAATACTTTAATTTTAAAGAAATAATCTCAAAATAACTTCATAGTAACTTTAGAGTAAAGTAAAACGTTAAAGTTCCACTAAAGATAAAAAGGTCGATATGAATCAGTATGCTAATAACCCCGTTTCAGGAACTCTATATGTAATAGCCACACCAATTGGTAATTTAAGCGATATTACCCGTAGAGCGACTGAAACATTAGAAAAAGTAGATTGGGTGGCCGCAGAAGATACTCGTCACAGCAAACCTTTATTGAATTCTTTAGGCATTAATCAAACTTTACTCAGTTTACATGAACACAATGAAGCCCAACGTACAGAACAGCTTTTAGAGAAATTATTGAATGGTGAAAATGGAGCGTTAATTTCAGATGCGGGCACCCCATTAATTAATGACCCAGGTTATTATTTGGTTAAGCGGTTACGTAAAGAAGGCGTTAATGTAGTGCCTATTCCTGGTCCAAGTGCGGTAATTACCGCACTGTGTGCGGCTGGTCTACCTACGGATCGTTTTACCTATGAAGGGTTTTTACCCGCCAGGTCAAGTAAACGTTTACTAGCATTAGAAAACTTGGTTAAAGAAACTCGTACTTTGGTGTTTTATGAGTCCCCACACCGTTTAATAGATTGTTTGCAAGATATGCAACAGACTTTTGGCGAACAAAGAGAGATTGTAGTAGCTCGTGAATTAACTAAAAAGTTTGAACAATTTGTTTCAGGTTCTTTACTAGAGGTGCTAACTTACTTTACTGAAAATAGTGATAAGGTACGTGGCGAGTTTGTATTGATGTTGGCAGGGGCTGAACTTAAAAACGATGAAGAATCTGCGGCGGCGATGGTTGAAACCGATAAGATGATTCAAGTGATGTTAAAACAATCTTTACCTGTAAAACAGATATCGGAAATGATTGCGGAGATAACGGGGGAAAAGAAAAAAGCGATTTACCAGAGAGTGCTGGAGTTCAAAGCACAGTAGAAACCTTAAAATAAGAGGCTTTTATTGATGGTGGTGATGCATTGATTTTTTAAGTGCTTTGGGGGCTGAGAAATCGATGTCTAGTACTTTATAGACAACCTCTAAAATACCAATTGGAGTAAAAGGTTTTTTAACCCAGGCTTTTACGCCTAATTCTTGAGCATCATCTTTGCATGTTTTACTACCTTCGGCACTCAGCATAATGCTAGGCGTTTGGGTGTTTTTACCCTGTTTTTTTGCCGCTTTCACCAGCTCAAAACCATGGTGCCCATTTTCCAACATGAGATCCACAATCATCAGGTCATAGCTTTTTTGCATAGTGTATAGAGTGGCTTCTGTAACTGTTGAAGCACTATCTACTTCTATTCCATCACTTTCTAAAGTCATTTTTAGTAATGCTCGTATGACTTTGGCGTCATCTAGAATAAGAATTTTTAGCATGCAACCTCTTGTAAGTGACTGGGATTGTTGATTGAGATGGGCTTAAGTATAGTGATGATTATCATAAATGCAAAGCTAAATTACTAGGCCTGGTAGTATTATTTTATAGATGTTTTGACGCTTTTAAAGCCTTAATAACATAAATATCATAACGGGTATTTGGGCTACTAACTTGGGCACTAGGTTGAATGTTATTGATAGGGCAAAAAACAGGAATAGCTCCTTTTGGACGCTTGACTACCACACGGTATTTGGCGGTTTGAAGTGCCGCGGCAAGTAAGTTTTCGCTATCGGTATCTGGCCCAACCAATTGCTGCAAGGCCTGCATCTCTTTTTTGGCGGCCGCCTTTTTCTTTTTTTCTGGATACATTGGATCCATATAAATCACATCAATATCGGGTTTTTGTTCCAGCAAATATTCGGCACTATCGGCATTGATTAAAGAAAGGTTGGCAATGCCGCTTGTTATCTCCGTGCTAAGTGTTTCAGTTGGGTTATTGGCTCTTTTCAGAGCATCATCTAATAATGCCGCTACAATCGGTGAGCGTTCTATCATCTGCACTTTAAAGCCTAGACTTGCCAATACATAACTATCGCCACCCATGCCTGCTGTTGCATCAATAATGTTGGGTAATCGGCTTGTGTTGTCATTTTCAATTTGCCCCATAGCTCTTACTAAAGGTTGGCCTTTACCGCCGCCAAACTGCAAGCGATGAGCTTTTTTGCCACTCAAAAAATCAATCGACACAGGGCCTTGTTTGTCTGAACACAAGCTAAGGTTGAGGGTTGGGTCTTTTTTGTTGCTAAGCCAATCTAACCAAAGAGGAGAGGTGGCGGCTTCATCACAGATTGGTAAATTTAGCTTGTAACTAAGATCTTTGGCTTTATCTGGATGGGTATTGGCAATACAGGGTTTAATATGAGAGTTGAGTTGTTCCATAATTTAATGCGTAATCCCGATCATGCTAATAATAATGGTGAAGCCAAGAGAGGCATTAATAAAACCGTACAAAGAAATGCTCCAATATAACCACCAATATTGCTGTTGGGTTTTTAAGTAATAAAAATAAGGAATCAACAAGATTAAACTATTAGCCATGGCGACCAGTAAAGCAATGCCATTATGCTGCATGTTTAACATGTCAGATAACAACATACTGGGAACAGAGCCAATAAAATAAGTGTACTGCCAAAAACTAATGTTTGCAGTAGGCAATAGAAAAGCAAAGCCAAACGCCCAAATAAAACTATAAAAAAGCGTTTTGTTTAGTGGGTTTTTATAAAAAGGCATTTTGGTTTGATTATTCATTTTCAATTGACTGTTGTGATGCATTGAATCGCTATCTTAAACCAAAACGCTTTTGGTAAATAGGATTCTAACTGAGTGTATATAAATATTATCTCGCCCAAAATGATTGTGTTGGATGCTCTCAATGGCTATAACTATTCACTTTATATTCATTTATTTATAGCCAAATGAGGGTGTACAATAATGGGTGTTTTATACTTTATGAACCTGGTTGCGAAAAGGCTTCCTAATTTAATTTAAGTTAAGTTAAGGCCTGCGAGTACCAATGAACCCTAAGACAATGAGTCATACTATTTATACAACATCTCATAAAACATCAGTGCTTTTACAAGGTCGAGTTTTTAATAAACGCGTGACTAATCTTGTCAAAAATTCTTTGATGGGCTTTTGGTTTATGTTGTTAATTACAGTGAGTTCAACGGCAACGGCTTCCCAATTAAGCCTTCAGCATGTTAGTTTGGATGGCCCAAATTGGCAGCATTTTGCAACATTGCACGATGCAGGTTTTTTGTTTGTAGATGAAAACTACCAACCTTTAAATGAAAAGAATGCTCAACAATTTTTTGTACCCGCCTCAACAACTAAGTTAATTACGGCTCTATTAAGTTTGCAACATTGGGGCGAAAAGCATCGTTTTAAAACAGAATTTTATTTGCAAAAACAGACTGACTCTTTACCCACCTTAATTGTGAAAGGGTATGGCGATCCATTTTTGGTATCAGAAGAGTTGCAACTACTTGCTAAAAATTTAGCCACGCATCTTAATGACTTGGGTGTTAAGCAATTGGCAGGCATTCAAATTGACAGTAGTTATTATTTACCAGGCCTGGTTATGCCAGGAACCGGCGAGAGCGATAACCCGTATGACGCCATTCCTGCGGCTGTTGCCGCAAACTTTAATAGTATTTATATTCACAAAAATGCTGGCGTTTTAACTTCAGCTGAGCCACAAACTCCACTG
Encoded here:
- a CDS encoding response regulator; its protein translation is MLKILILDDAKVIRALLKMTLESDGIEVDSASTVTEATLYTMQKSYDLMIVDLMLENGHHGFELVKAAKKQGKNTQTPSIMLSAEGSKTCKDDAQELGVKAWVKKPFTPIGILEVVYKVLDIDFSAPKALKKSMHHHHQ
- a CDS encoding class I SAM-dependent methyltransferase: MEQLNSHIKPCIANTHPDKAKDLSYKLNLPICDEAATSPLWLDWLSNKKDPTLNLSLCSDKQGPVSIDFLSGKKAHRLQFGGGKGQPLVRAMGQIENDNTSRLPNIIDATAGMGGDSYVLASLGFKVQMIERSPIVAALLDDALKRANNPTETLSTEITSGIANLSLINADSAEYLLEQKPDIDVIYMDPMYPEKKKKAAAKKEMQALQQLVGPDTDSENLLAAALQTAKYRVVVKRPKGAIPVFCPINNIQPSAQVSSPNTRYDIYVIKALKASKHL
- the rsmI gene encoding 16S rRNA (cytidine(1402)-2'-O)-methyltransferase → MNQYANNPVSGTLYVIATPIGNLSDITRRATETLEKVDWVAAEDTRHSKPLLNSLGINQTLLSLHEHNEAQRTEQLLEKLLNGENGALISDAGTPLINDPGYYLVKRLRKEGVNVVPIPGPSAVITALCAAGLPTDRFTYEGFLPARSSKRLLALENLVKETRTLVFYESPHRLIDCLQDMQQTFGEQREIVVARELTKKFEQFVSGSLLEVLTYFTENSDKVRGEFVLMLAGAELKNDEESAAAMVETDKMIQVMLKQSLPVKQISEMIAEITGEKKKAIYQRVLEFKAQ